One part of the Sulfolobus tengchongensis genome encodes these proteins:
- a CDS encoding FAD-binding oxidoreductase, with product MRVLIVGGGIAGSSIYRMLKKNGIDVTLIEPRIKKPFPSLIHSLLLKGKDIDLSKLSLDFYRKFSIPYFPFKSYTLGNIDSKIIDSWTSAGVSINIRYVNWLNAEAIEAIGGDGLVLVGNLINNTEKVNSPANIIIDKRKNLGFVKIDDKLHNADLIILSAGAWSKYLINIKLPIKTYYCWASLVLSKRKEVGSNIIYDYKNYFYSRPVLGIGLPFAIMGDGKTIEASPYQKQICIDDKEEVMMRISRRLGEIKDLYTTGSFCEATPDMKPAYGKVADNVYYIGGFDGYGAEVGPGLSSVLVEEIISGKESNEFKEYKLDRFSNFSDNFEIGQEPHEL from the coding sequence TTGAGAGTTCTCATAGTTGGAGGAGGAATTGCCGGAAGTTCAATATATAGGATGTTAAAGAAAAACGGCATAGATGTAACTTTGATTGAACCGAGAATAAAGAAACCATTTCCAAGTCTAATACATTCTTTACTACTAAAAGGAAAGGATATTGATCTGTCTAAATTATCACTAGATTTCTATAGGAAATTTAGTATACCTTACTTCCCATTTAAATCTTACACTTTAGGAAATATTGACTCTAAAATTATTGATTCATGGACATCTGCTGGTGTCAGTATAAATATAAGATATGTAAATTGGTTAAATGCAGAAGCAATAGAAGCTATAGGTGGTGATGGACTAGTTCTAGTTGGAAACTTGATAAATAATACAGAAAAAGTCAATAGTCCAGCTAATATAATAATAGATAAGCGCAAAAACTTAGGCTTTGTAAAAATAGACGATAAGCTACATAATGCAGACCTCATAATACTTTCAGCTGGAGCATGGAGCAAGTATCTAATTAACATTAAACTACCTATAAAAACTTATTATTGCTGGGCATCGCTAGTCTTAAGCAAGAGAAAAGAAGTGGGCTCAAACATAATATATGATTATAAAAATTATTTCTATTCTAGACCAGTACTAGGTATAGGTTTACCTTTTGCAATCATGGGAGATGGGAAAACAATAGAAGCTAGTCCATATCAAAAACAGATTTGTATCGATGACAAAGAAGAGGTCATGATGAGAATTTCTAGGAGATTAGGTGAAATAAAAGACCTATACACTACGGGGAGCTTCTGCGAGGCTACGCCTGATATGAAGCCTGCTTATGGAAAAGTAGCCGATAATGTATACTATATTGGTGGATTTGATGGGTATGGAGCTGAAGTAGGGCCAGGATTATCTAGCGTGCTAGTTGAAGAGATAATATCTGGCAAAGAGTCTAATGAATTTAAAGAATATAAGTTGGACAGATTTAGCAATTTTTCTGACAATTTTGAAATAGGTCAAGAGCCTCACGAGTTATAA
- a CDS encoding 4Fe-4S dicluster domain-containing protein: MHSILYKILKPTKIAGVEIKNVIKYSDGINLLPNTVPRYEYFRGVEGESILDLTEYKGIEDNGDKIKVKAGTTWGEVLEKYNVEFWSNADFSVGGSVFFNDPITGFNEFGKIGGRVEVDAFLDGKYYSGKYKGGIVINVYLRKEDKEITYRRLDGNIQDLISIIKSWYSSRIPVFREVSVIKKGKESYILVSYPKIREVLLQNFIKEFSMENSPIIEHLEYKYWYFGYLQLNEIEKILNMINNSDFSVIRFRKDEIAFSIYSNRPLESIKNILDYSTTEGDNLFNGCILCGKCVNVCPYGKQVGDIFHTPLGFYTISFFEKDNELANCHMCGLCEQVCPVSLNITQHLKKSARLNEIKPKNAFKSVGNSSSVLIITPISENLIDEIIKSLIYLLKKGKKVSLLYLQQDFSKIIKDEYYFEELTKVKEIYTITPEEYFYLQRLKKNTVVDIYNIQLLIANEMKLMDSKLHIPCLLKNEVNVPRISCSNVFLNILNGKNNINKLDKEVTLCPLTARQLNIKTPLDLLGINMDKNYIDVFLKKMEIATKDLKDDIEEDLSWYNDIDNNIINEVYSNIINNMLKDESIENLVLLYFNLDKINMAENMKRLLTDKIANIIFS, encoded by the coding sequence TTGCATAGCATACTTTACAAAATACTTAAACCTACAAAAATAGCAGGCGTTGAAATAAAGAATGTAATAAAGTATAGTGACGGGATAAATTTATTGCCTAATACAGTACCTAGGTATGAGTACTTTAGGGGAGTAGAAGGAGAGAGTATACTGGATTTAACTGAGTATAAGGGAATAGAGGACAATGGAGATAAAATAAAAGTTAAGGCAGGTACTACATGGGGAGAGGTCTTAGAAAAATATAACGTCGAATTTTGGTCTAACGCTGATTTTAGTGTAGGAGGTTCAGTATTCTTTAACGACCCAATTACAGGTTTCAATGAGTTTGGAAAAATAGGTGGAAGAGTTGAAGTTGATGCGTTTCTAGATGGCAAATACTATTCTGGAAAATATAAAGGTGGAATAGTAATAAATGTATATTTAAGAAAGGAAGATAAAGAAATTACATATAGAAGATTAGATGGAAATATACAGGATTTGATCTCAATTATAAAGAGTTGGTACTCCTCAAGGATACCAGTATTCAGAGAAGTTAGTGTTATAAAGAAAGGTAAGGAAAGTTACATTTTAGTATCCTACCCTAAGATAAGGGAAGTACTACTTCAGAACTTCATAAAAGAATTCTCGATGGAGAATTCTCCCATTATCGAACATCTAGAATATAAATATTGGTATTTTGGGTATTTACAACTAAATGAGATTGAAAAAATTTTAAATATGATTAATAATTCTGATTTTTCAGTAATAAGATTCAGAAAAGATGAAATTGCATTCTCAATATACTCAAATAGACCTCTAGAGTCTATAAAGAATATACTAGACTATTCAACAACTGAAGGAGATAACTTATTTAACGGGTGCATACTCTGTGGGAAGTGTGTAAACGTTTGCCCATATGGTAAACAAGTTGGAGATATATTTCATACCCCCCTAGGTTTCTACACAATCTCATTTTTCGAGAAGGATAATGAGTTGGCAAATTGCCATATGTGCGGATTATGCGAGCAAGTATGCCCAGTTTCATTGAATATTACACAACATCTCAAGAAATCTGCTAGACTTAATGAGATAAAACCTAAAAATGCTTTTAAGAGTGTCGGTAATTCCAGTAGCGTATTAATTATAACCCCAATATCCGAAAATCTTATAGATGAAATAATTAAGTCGCTTATATATTTACTGAAAAAAGGTAAAAAAGTAAGTCTTTTGTATTTGCAACAAGATTTTTCAAAAATAATAAAGGATGAGTATTACTTCGAGGAGCTAACCAAAGTTAAGGAAATCTACACTATTACTCCCGAGGAGTACTTCTATCTACAGAGGCTCAAGAAAAATACGGTAGTTGATATTTACAATATCCAACTATTAATAGCTAATGAGATGAAATTGATGGATAGTAAATTACATATACCTTGCTTACTGAAGAATGAAGTAAACGTTCCAAGAATAAGCTGTAGTAACGTTTTCCTTAATATACTTAATGGTAAAAATAATATAAATAAGCTTGATAAAGAAGTTACACTGTGCCCGCTAACCGCACGACAATTAAATATAAAGACGCCTTTAGATCTACTTGGGATTAACATGGATAAGAATTACATTGACGTATTTTTGAAAAAAATGGAAATAGCTACTAAGGATTTGAAAGACGATATTGAAGAAGATTTGAGTTGGTATAATGATATTGACAATAATATAATTAACGAGGTATATTCAAATATAATAAATAATATGCTTAAAGATGAGAGTATAGAAAATTTGGTATTGCTTTATTTTAATCTAGACAAAATCAATATGGCAGAAAATATGAAAAGATTGTTAACAGATAAAATAGCCAATATTATTTTCTCCTAA
- a CDS encoding sulfite exporter TauE/SafE family protein has protein sequence MLPPIEFFVIVVLISALSGILGALTGLGGATFLVPIYTLYLNIPIAYASGASLISTIATSSGAASAYVKDRITNVRIGMGLEIATTTGSIAGALTVAYIYAHHLEFIIYIIFGIVLLSQVYVQLTKSRFELPKPIKADWTTKVFQLYGKYYDSALKQEVEYYGVRWWLGEIIMFFAGFISGLLGIGSGALKVLGMDWAMNLPMKVSTTTSNFMIGVTAATGSSIYWLFGYIQPFLAAGTALGVLIGAFIGTKILVRVTNKTIRYIFTAILVFLGIQMILRGFGYGF, from the coding sequence ATGTTACCGCCAATAGAATTTTTTGTCATAGTGGTGTTGATTAGTGCTCTCTCAGGGATATTAGGTGCATTGACTGGTCTCGGCGGTGCTACATTTCTAGTTCCAATCTACACATTATATCTAAATATACCTATTGCATACGCTTCTGGAGCTAGCTTAATTTCTACCATAGCGACTTCTAGTGGTGCAGCTAGTGCTTATGTTAAGGATAGGATAACTAATGTCAGGATAGGAATGGGACTTGAAATAGCAACTACAACCGGTTCCATAGCTGGCGCTCTCACAGTGGCATATATTTATGCACATCATCTAGAATTTATAATATATATAATTTTTGGAATAGTATTGCTTTCACAAGTTTACGTGCAACTTACTAAGTCTAGATTTGAGCTTCCAAAACCTATTAAAGCTGATTGGACAACTAAAGTGTTTCAACTCTACGGTAAGTATTATGATTCAGCATTAAAGCAAGAAGTAGAATACTATGGCGTAAGGTGGTGGCTAGGCGAGATCATTATGTTTTTTGCTGGTTTTATTTCTGGTTTACTAGGAATTGGTTCAGGTGCACTAAAAGTTTTAGGTATGGATTGGGCTATGAATCTTCCAATGAAAGTTAGCACTACGACTAGTAATTTCATGATCGGTGTAACAGCAGCTACTGGTAGCTCAATTTATTGGCTATTTGGGTACATACAGCCATTCTTAGCTGCAGGTACTGCATTAGGTGTTTTAATAGGGGCGTTTATTGGAACTAAGATTTTAGTAAGGGTAACTAACAAGACTATTCGATATATCTTCACTGCTATTTTAGTTTTCTTAGGAATTCAAATGATACTGAGGGGGTTTGGGTATGGATTTTAA
- a CDS encoding trimeric intracellular cation channel family protein translates to MILELLNVIGIIAFTISGSLKGINRGLDIFGVTVLGVITSYAGGIIADILLGIYPPEILTEWNYLLLSISVSIFVFYFYKWLEANPVRTIIMITDAIGLSTFATLGASLAYSHELNPISVGLIAAIVGTGGGVIRDLLVNEIPLVLTREIYATAALFGGLLYYFATPYLHQLSIFASLVSVLILRLIALKYNLHLPKR, encoded by the coding sequence ATGATCTTAGAATTGCTTAATGTCATCGGAATAATCGCGTTCACAATATCTGGCTCTCTTAAAGGAATAAATAGAGGACTTGATATTTTTGGCGTAACAGTACTTGGCGTGATAACTAGTTACGCTGGTGGTATAATTGCAGATATCCTTCTGGGAATATACCCACCAGAGATACTTACTGAATGGAACTACTTATTGTTAAGCATATCCGTTTCCATTTTCGTTTTCTATTTTTACAAATGGTTAGAAGCTAATCCAGTTAGAACAATAATTATGATCACTGATGCAATAGGCCTTTCCACATTCGCTACATTGGGTGCGTCTCTAGCGTATTCTCATGAACTAAATCCAATATCAGTGGGATTAATTGCTGCTATCGTAGGAACTGGTGGTGGAGTGATAAGAGACTTATTAGTGAATGAAATACCACTTGTGCTTACTAGGGAAATATATGCTACCGCAGCATTATTTGGTGGTCTATTATATTATTTCGCCACGCCATATTTGCATCAACTTAGTATATTTGCAAGCCTAGTATCTGTACTCATCTTAAGGCTAATTGCGCTAAAGTATAATTTGCATCTACCGAAACGCTAG
- the queC gene encoding 7-cyano-7-deazaguanine synthase QueC — MCSVSGVLIFNPKNVDKIERKLANILKRAEDRGRDSFGIIVIQKDGTLKIRKSIGRPSEKEELLYGILDENSRVVIANNRAEPTTEYVKQKSEEDIQPFVGDRFIVTHNGIIANDMELEKKYELKRKTKIDSAILPLLLDRLWDGRVETLREILTQIRGSFALVIGDKKNPDRIFLAQNFKPLYMAYDHSLEAAFFTSLDEYFDVKPFDPVNVTKLEPYSISMVTLNKEIISLPLIEKKKGKVLVVASGGLDSTVAATKLIRDGYEVTLIHFNYHHKAEEKEREAVRKISEYLQVPLIEINTDLFKMIGHATLIKGGGDIVKDRKGEEGAEFAHEWVPARNLIFFSVALAIAEAYGYDAIASGINLEEAGAYPDNEMEFIRMLRKLSPYATGPNKKVDVLMPVGNLVKHEIVKLGYEIGAPLHLTWSCYEGGQKHCGKCGPCYMRRTAFKINGLKDPVEYEYDE; from the coding sequence GTGTGCAGTGTTTCCGGAGTCTTAATATTTAATCCGAAAAACGTTGATAAGATAGAAAGGAAATTAGCTAATATTCTTAAGAGAGCGGAGGACAGAGGAAGAGATAGTTTCGGTATAATTGTAATTCAAAAAGATGGTACGTTAAAGATAAGAAAATCTATAGGCAGACCGTCAGAAAAAGAAGAGTTACTATACGGTATTTTAGATGAAAATTCTAGAGTAGTAATAGCCAATAACAGGGCTGAACCTACTACTGAATATGTTAAGCAGAAAAGTGAAGAAGATATACAACCTTTTGTTGGTGACAGATTCATTGTCACTCATAATGGAATCATAGCAAATGATATGGAGCTAGAAAAGAAGTACGAACTTAAGAGGAAGACCAAAATTGATAGTGCAATTCTTCCATTACTTCTGGATAGGTTATGGGATGGTAGAGTGGAAACATTAAGGGAGATACTAACACAAATTAGAGGCAGTTTCGCATTAGTAATAGGAGATAAGAAGAATCCGGATAGGATATTCCTAGCCCAGAACTTTAAGCCATTATATATGGCATATGATCACTCTCTTGAAGCGGCATTTTTCACATCTCTTGATGAGTACTTTGATGTAAAACCTTTCGATCCAGTGAATGTAACTAAGCTTGAACCATACTCAATATCTATGGTAACCTTAAATAAAGAAATTATTAGTTTACCACTAATTGAGAAAAAGAAAGGTAAAGTATTAGTTGTAGCTAGTGGTGGTTTAGATTCTACAGTAGCGGCTACGAAGCTTATAAGAGATGGCTACGAGGTTACGTTGATACACTTTAATTATCACCATAAAGCTGAGGAAAAAGAAAGGGAGGCAGTGAGAAAGATCTCAGAATACCTACAAGTTCCTCTAATTGAGATCAACACAGATTTATTTAAGATGATAGGTCATGCTACATTAATAAAAGGAGGAGGAGATATTGTAAAAGATAGAAAAGGAGAAGAAGGAGCAGAATTTGCTCATGAATGGGTTCCTGCGAGGAATTTAATTTTCTTCTCAGTTGCATTGGCAATAGCTGAAGCTTATGGTTATGACGCTATAGCTTCTGGAATTAATCTTGAAGAAGCCGGGGCTTATCCGGATAATGAAATGGAATTCATAAGAATGTTAAGGAAACTAAGTCCTTATGCTACTGGTCCCAACAAAAAGGTTGACGTATTAATGCCGGTAGGTAATTTAGTGAAACATGAGATAGTAAAATTAGGCTATGAAATTGGTGCACCACTACATTTAACATGGAGTTGTTATGAAGGAGGACAGAAACATTGCGGAAAATGTGGTCCATGTTATATGAGAAGAACTGCATTCAAGATTAATGGGCTTAAGGATCCAGTAGAATACGAGTACGATGAATAG
- the sul7s gene encoding winged-helix single-stranded DNA-binding protein Sul7s encodes MEDVKQSVEKIIKDREWVTFNDLLKYLPYPAPVVYDALSQLIKENKVGRRGKYLYYIKNRQTT; translated from the coding sequence ATGGAAGATGTTAAACAGTCTGTAGAAAAAATAATAAAGGATAGAGAATGGGTAACATTTAACGATCTGCTAAAATACTTACCGTATCCTGCGCCAGTAGTTTATGACGCACTATCTCAACTAATAAAGGAAAATAAAGTAGGAAGAAGAGGAAAGTATCTTTATTACATAAAGAATAGACAGACTACTTAG
- a CDS encoding DEAD/DEAH box helicase: protein MEILSEINEKLKTFNAKLAHVYTETFLEPELGPNVIELDIDEKLKKSIIQYGIERLYKYQYEAYRKIKNGENIMIISGTGTGKTEAFLIPILDLALKGERSVLVYPTKALARDQLTRIYRLAGELDLNVGIFDGDTPEKERERLYKNPPHILITNPDMIHLGLALSNRFRFLLRTADHFIFDEVHVYEGVLGAHIRNLVDRIREFKKDIHIIASSATIGATKYLFEELFGIEGDIVEGTRRRKGIAIHGLIDSGGSSRWTLAAYLSAVLVKNGLKVLVFTDSQQMAELVAKIADRFRLNLEVHRAGLVAEDRIKVEEKLRKGELDGVVATPTLELGIDIGSIDAVIMAENPPSYTKYVQRAGRAGRRNNAGLVFTILGDDPIDSYYLRHPEEFFSRKIQSLTFDPTNLEVIKVHAAAYLVEKYKVKIDTVPPLWKKAYDLLNEEGKVRISNNYVFATPETKKYVAATSLRNVGPIIRIYENEKKIGERELPAALHDLYPNAVYLISKKTYIVEELDINRLVAKVKKANSELPYYTKPLYSMDLLEFDKKDEREVYGVKVEYGNMKLLMTVEGYVTYDIFSKREKGGRNEYTYENPISFTYNTKGLLIYHPLIEDFTLIDHMETYHATEHVLISAARVVAGSSLTDLGGISYPSGHVVIYDSSIGGSGISKLLFERLEQAYEVALDIVKSCNCEDGCPNCVYSPYCGNNNKYLSRKKSLRLIDGLVKGVFKGENREREGSPIA from the coding sequence GTGGAAATTCTAAGTGAAATAAATGAGAAGCTAAAAACCTTTAATGCAAAATTGGCTCACGTTTACACAGAAACGTTTCTTGAACCTGAATTAGGTCCGAATGTTATTGAACTAGATATAGATGAGAAATTGAAGAAATCAATTATACAATATGGAATAGAAAGGCTATATAAATATCAATATGAAGCATATAGAAAAATTAAGAATGGAGAAAATATTATGATAATATCTGGAACTGGCACTGGAAAAACAGAAGCGTTTCTAATTCCCATTTTGGATCTTGCATTAAAAGGAGAAAGAAGCGTTCTAGTATATCCAACAAAAGCACTGGCAAGAGATCAACTAACAAGGATTTACAGATTAGCAGGAGAGTTAGATCTGAATGTTGGGATATTTGATGGTGATACACCAGAAAAAGAAAGAGAGAGATTATATAAAAATCCGCCTCATATACTAATAACAAATCCTGATATGATACATTTAGGCTTAGCTTTAAGTAACAGATTTAGATTTTTACTAAGAACTGCAGATCATTTCATTTTTGACGAGGTCCACGTTTATGAGGGAGTCCTAGGAGCGCATATTAGAAATTTAGTCGATAGAATTAGAGAATTCAAAAAAGATATTCACATAATAGCATCAAGTGCTACTATAGGTGCGACTAAATACCTTTTTGAGGAATTATTTGGTATAGAAGGAGATATTGTAGAAGGAACCAGAAGAAGAAAAGGAATAGCAATTCACGGTTTAATAGACAGCGGAGGCTCTAGTAGATGGACATTGGCTGCTTATCTCTCTGCGGTTTTAGTTAAGAACGGATTAAAAGTACTTGTGTTTACAGATTCTCAACAAATGGCAGAGTTAGTTGCTAAAATAGCAGATAGATTTAGGCTGAATCTAGAGGTACATAGAGCTGGTTTAGTAGCTGAAGATAGAATAAAAGTAGAGGAAAAACTTAGGAAAGGTGAATTAGATGGAGTAGTAGCTACTCCAACGCTCGAATTAGGTATTGACATAGGAAGCATTGATGCGGTAATCATGGCTGAAAATCCTCCAAGTTACACCAAATATGTACAAAGGGCAGGAAGGGCAGGAAGGAGAAATAATGCAGGATTAGTGTTCACCATTTTAGGAGATGATCCCATAGATAGCTATTATTTAAGGCATCCTGAAGAGTTCTTCAGTAGAAAGATACAATCGCTTACTTTTGATCCAACAAACCTAGAAGTTATAAAAGTGCATGCAGCTGCATATTTAGTAGAGAAATATAAAGTCAAAATAGACACTGTTCCTCCTTTATGGAAAAAAGCCTATGACCTATTAAATGAAGAAGGGAAGGTTAGAATTTCGAACAACTACGTTTTTGCTACACCAGAAACTAAGAAATACGTAGCTGCTACATCTCTCAGGAATGTAGGGCCCATTATAAGAATATATGAAAACGAAAAGAAAATAGGAGAAAGAGAACTACCAGCAGCACTTCACGATCTATATCCAAACGCGGTATATTTGATCTCGAAAAAGACGTATATTGTAGAAGAACTTGATATAAATAGACTAGTTGCAAAAGTGAAAAAAGCTAATAGCGAACTACCTTATTACACTAAACCACTTTACTCAATGGACCTATTAGAATTTGACAAAAAGGATGAGAGAGAAGTATATGGCGTAAAGGTTGAATATGGGAATATGAAACTACTTATGACTGTAGAAGGTTATGTAACATACGATATTTTCTCTAAAAGAGAAAAAGGTGGAAGGAATGAATATACTTATGAGAATCCTATCTCTTTCACTTACAACACTAAGGGATTGCTAATCTATCACCCCCTAATAGAGGACTTTACTTTAATAGACCATATGGAAACCTATCATGCTACAGAACATGTGCTAATATCTGCAGCTAGAGTAGTTGCTGGTTCATCATTAACCGATTTAGGAGGGATAAGTTATCCTAGTGGTCACGTGGTAATATATGATTCTTCTATAGGTGGAAGTGGAATTTCTAAACTGCTTTTTGAGAGACTTGAACAAGCTTATGAAGTGGCTTTAGATATAGTTAAAAGCTGTAATTGCGAAGATGGGTGCCCTAACTGTGTATACAGCCCATATTGCGGTAATAATAACAAATATTTATCAAGGAAAAAATCATTAAGATTAATAGATGGTTTAGTCAAGGGAGTTTTCAAGGGGGAGAATAGAGAAAGAGAGGGAAGTCCAATTGCATAG
- a CDS encoding phosphatidate cytidylyltransferase, whose amino-acid sequence MIITINDIIWGVVLTIWVGVVVLYFSKMISKKFGTYVSRKAIHMLGGGIVAVVSPLVFTSPIVPIFTSYLLMSYLIVIRILKKEMNWFMEKENLGEVFFTFSFGTILLIMLLLDNNYWSNIRLVYVAILPLIFMSFGDGITGIIRNFVYKRRVKGFWGSIGMLIFCTVIGYFLLGLAGVIAGIIATIAEILPYIDDNLSVPFLSFLVLYLFVKVF is encoded by the coding sequence ATGATAATAACTATTAATGATATTATTTGGGGTGTAGTTTTAACTATTTGGGTTGGAGTAGTTGTTCTATACTTTTCAAAAATGATTTCAAAAAAATTTGGGACATATGTTTCAAGAAAAGCAATACATATGTTAGGTGGAGGGATAGTTGCAGTCGTGTCCCCATTAGTGTTTACTTCTCCCATTGTCCCCATATTTACTTCTTATCTTCTTATGAGCTATCTAATTGTAATAAGGATCCTAAAGAAAGAAATGAATTGGTTTATGGAAAAAGAGAACTTAGGTGAGGTGTTTTTTACATTTTCCTTTGGTACTATATTATTGATAATGCTTCTTTTAGATAATAATTATTGGAGTAATATCAGATTGGTATATGTTGCAATACTTCCACTAATATTTATGTCCTTTGGTGATGGTATAACTGGGATAATAAGGAATTTTGTATATAAAAGGAGAGTTAAAGGTTTCTGGGGCTCAATTGGGATGCTAATATTCTGTACTGTGATAGGCTATTTTTTGTTAGGTTTAGCTGGAGTAATAGCTGGAATTATTGCAACAATTGCGGAAATCTTACCTTATATCGATGATAATCTTTCAGTTCCATTCTTGTCGTTTTTAGTTCTCTATTTATTTGTAAAGGTTTTTTAG
- a CDS encoding DUF1634 domain-containing protein, which translates to MDFNDIIGYALRIGVVISAIIIVIGVILLFLSGGSNNFTISQIASSHSIVNSSIFKPTEIFSGLPKLYGLDYIYLGLMVLIATPVIRVLLGIAQFASEKNKLYTIITAIVFFNLMFAIFILPIIIGK; encoded by the coding sequence ATGGATTTTAATGATATTATAGGTTATGCGTTAAGAATAGGTGTAGTAATTAGTGCGATAATAATAGTAATAGGTGTGATCTTATTGTTTTTAAGCGGTGGTTCAAATAATTTTACTATATCACAAATAGCTAGTTCCCATTCAATTGTTAACAGTTCAATCTTTAAACCTACTGAAATATTTAGTGGTTTACCTAAACTTTATGGCCTTGATTACATTTATTTAGGGTTAATGGTTTTGATAGCTACCCCGGTAATTAGAGTATTGTTAGGTATCGCACAGTTTGCATCAGAGAAAAATAAGTTATATACAATAATTACAGCTATAGTATTTTTTAATTTAATGTTTGCTATATTTATATTACCTATAATTATAGGCAAATGA
- a CDS encoding molybdenum cofactor biosynthesis protein B encodes MSAHRSHKEHAPSNINFYVITISTSRYDKLIKKEPVVDESGDIIKQFIIEYKYNVIGYDLVPDDKIKILKAFINALDNPQVDVIISTGGTGYTQTDVTVETIRKIFDREIEGFADVFRLVSYNDPEVRSASYLTKATAGIVNNKLLFLLPGSPDAVKLAMKELILPEVGHLLYLIRRK; translated from the coding sequence ATGTCTGCTCATAGATCCCATAAAGAACACGCTCCTAGCAATATAAATTTCTATGTGATTACAATTAGTACCTCAAGATACGATAAATTGATTAAAAAGGAACCAGTCGTTGATGAATCAGGAGATATCATAAAACAATTCATAATTGAGTATAAATATAACGTCATAGGATATGATTTAGTTCCAGACGATAAAATAAAAATACTTAAGGCGTTCATAAATGCGCTTGATAACCCTCAAGTAGATGTAATTATATCTACAGGTGGAACTGGTTATACACAAACTGATGTTACAGTAGAAACTATAAGGAAGATATTTGATAGGGAAATAGAGGGGTTCGCAGACGTATTCAGACTAGTAAGTTATAACGATCCTGAAGTGAGATCTGCATCGTACTTGACAAAAGCTACAGCTGGAATTGTAAATAATAAACTACTCTTCTTATTACCTGGTTCTCCTGATGCTGTTAAATTAGCAATGAAAGAGTTAATTTTACCAGAGGTTGGGCATCTATTGTATTTGATTAGGAGAAAATAA